The nucleotide sequence TTGAAAGCGCCGAGGAAGTGCGGGTCCGATTCCCACGACACGGTGATCGGGTCTCCGATGATGCGCGCGGCGATATCGACCTTCGGGTAAATCTTTTTCAGCGCGCCGAGCGCCAGGCTGACGCGCTTCTCGACGGGGTGAGGCAGCATCTTCAGCGCGTCGCTCATCCAAGAGTACGACAGGCAAATGACCCCCGGCTTTTCGACACCGTTGGAATAGGTGCCGTTATCGAACAGGTAGGTGCCCCGGGTCAGGCGATCGGTCAGGGTCATGCTCATCAGGTCGCGACCGGTTTCCGGGTCCTTGTCCTTCCAGAAGGGACGATCAACCATGACGAAGGTCTTGGACGACTGCATATAGCGCGTGCGGTCCAGCGCCATCCACATCTTCTGCGAGAACAGCGACTCCTCGCACTCGATTTGCGTGGTCAGCAGCCAGCTCTGGCAGGTGGCGAGAACCGCGTCGTAATGGCGGACATCACCTAGATTGTCAGTCACTGCAAACTGACCATTGGCGGCGCGGCTTATGCCTTTCACGCCCGTGCGCGGCGCGCCCCGGTGCAACGTCGACAAGCTGGTGCCTTCGGGCCAGTGCGTGCAACGCTCGGGAGCGTGGCGCCAGATGCCCATCGGAACCTGGCCGACGCCACCGACAATCAGGTGCTGATGATCGTCGCAATTGGTCATGACGACCCTGAAGATCTCCAGCATCGAGTTGGGGAAGTCCGAGTCCCAGCCGCCGGTACCAAAGCCCACCTGTCCAAAGACTTCGCGGTGATAGAACGACAATTTGGCAAAGGCTTTCGATGTGGCGACGAAATCGTAAAACGTGCGGTCATCCCAAAGAGGTACCAGCGTGTTCCACAGCGCCTTGAGCCGAGGCACATCGCGATCACGGATCGCTTGCTGAATGTCGGCGAACTGCGAGCCCTCTTCCAGCGCATCGGCCCAGGCGTCAGCCACTTCCTGAAACAGCGCAGGCAGATCCGATAATTTCTGTGCGTAGTGAGTGCTGCCTTCCAGATCAATTACTGTGCTGCCGGACGCAGCGGTCAATGGGTTGGGGAAGGGTCTGGATTCCAGGCCGAGCTTGTCGACGTAGTGATAGAAGGCAGTGGAGGAGACCGGGAAGCGCATGCCCCCCAGTTCGGCGATGATGCCTTCAGCGCCTTCGAACTGCTGAGAGCGCAGACGCCCGCCCATTTTCGAGGCCTCGTAAACGACGGGCTTGAGGCCCAGCTTCATCAGCTCATACGCGGCAACCAGACCTGCGATACCTGCGCCGACAATGGCGACCTCTTTGCCCAGATTCTCCGTCGGAATACTGCCCAGGCCCGCCGGGTGTTCAATCCAGTCGTCGAACGCGAACGGAAAGTCCGGGCCGAAAATCGTGATCGGTTTTTTTCCGTCGGCGGGGTGGCGATTGTTCTTCATGACTGACCTTGTTCGACTGAGGCGCGAAAGGGGACAAGTCTAGATAACAGCGGAGACGTTAATAAGACGCAAAGTGTCGTCGTAATGCAGGAATTAATAACAATCCGACGAGGAGGTGCGTCAGATTGTCTGGTCAGTCGACTTCTATGACGGCTGTCCGCGATCAATCTTGCTGCTCAGGATGATCGAAGTGGTGGTTTTTTCGACGCCATCGACGCTGCCGATCAGGTCGAGCATTTGGTCCAGTTGCTCCGGCGACTCAGTGCGCAGCCAGGCGACGTAATCGAACTCGCCGCTCACGGCGCACAGTTGCTGTACCTGAGCGAGCGCGCTCAACCGGCGCAGCACTTCCTTTCCCGAACGAGGCTGAACGGTAATCCCGACGTAAGCCTGCAGACCGCCATCCGCAAGACGCTGCCCCAGCCGCACACCGTATCCGGTAATCACTCGGGTTTTCTCCAGCCGCGCCAGCCGAGAGGTCACGGTTGTGCGCGCAATACCCAATTGCCGCGCCAGGTTGGCTACGGGTTCCCGAGCATTGATTTGCAGTGCTGCGATCAGTTTACGGTCGATGTCATCAAGCGCTGGGGGGCGAGTGTCGGGCAAGGCGGGTCTCCTTCGGCAAGCGGAGCATGTTAGGAGATTCCTCTGGCGTTGGGGCGATATTCAAGCCGTTTGACCGTATCTGCGCAAAGGCAGAACGCCTAAAGCACTGTCTTGAATGGTCGTTTTTTGCTCATATCAATCATGTTCTTGATTGGTTTGCGCATTTTGGGGTGATGGAATAAGCTTATTTGAGCAAAGTGATCAAGAATTTGATCGTTTCGCTCAATCAGGCTTGTCGAAGCCTCACCCTATAAAAATAAGGAGTGCTCCCTGTGGCTCAATTTCCGATCAAACGTACTATCGAGCGGGTGCCGGGCGGAATGATGATCGTGCCGCTGCTCATCGGCTCACTCGTGGCGACGTTTCTGCCCGACATGCCCAAGTTTTTTGGCTCGTTTACCAACGCGCTGTTCACCGGTTCGCTACCCATACTGGCGGTGTTTTACGTGTGCATGGGCGCCAGTATCGACATCAAGGCCACGCCGTATCTGCTGAAAAAGGGTGGGGTGCTGTTCGCTACCAAGGTCGGCACGGCCATCGTCATCGGTGTGATCATGGGCCATTTTCTGGGGGAGCAACCCATCACGTCAGGCGTCTTCGCCGGGCTGTCGACATTGGCCGTGGTAGCCGCAATGAACGACACCAACGGCGGGTTGTACATAGCGTTGATGGGTCAATACGGGCGCTCCGAAGACGTCGGTGCGTACTCCGTCATGTCACTGGAGTCCGGCCCTTTTCTGACCATGGTGACGCTGGGTGTCGCAGGCTTGGCAGCCTTTCCGTGGCCGACACTGGTCGGGGCGATCCTTCCACTGTTGCTGGGGATGTTGCTGGGTAATCTGGACCGTGAGATGCGTGACTTTCTGGCGAAGGCTGTTCCGGTGATGATTCCGTTCTTCGCCCTGGCACTGGGCGCCAGTCTGGATTTGCACAAGGTCTGGCAGGCCGGATTATTGGGCATCGGCCTTGGGCTGGCGGTCGTCGTCTTGACCGGCATTCCGCTGTACTTCGCCGACAGAGTCTCCGGCGGCACCGGGGTAGCAGGGGTGGCGGCGGCCAACACGGCGGGCAATGCGGCGGCGGTCCCGGCTCTCGTTGCGGCAGCCAACCCGATTTACACCGAGGCAGCGAACTCGGCGACGCTGCTGGTCGCCGCCTGTGTGGTGGTGACGGCGGTCTTGTCGCCCATTCTTACGGCAGCCATTGCCAAGCGCTACAACACGCGCCATCCCAAACCTCACTCGGAGGCAACGGCGCAGCGGGAGGTTATTCGATGACACTGCTGATCATCGCCGACGACCTTTCAGGTGCGGCGGATTGCGCGATTGCCTTCGCCAGCGCCGGGCATAACACCGTTGTCACGCTTGATGCGACTCATGACACTGGCGCTGCGCCCGTGGTCGCCATCGACACCGACACCCGACGTCTGACAGGTGCTCAGGCAGGGGAACGGACATTGGCGGCCTATCAGGCGCTGATTGCTCCCGGACAAAAACTGTACAAAAAGATCGACTCGACGCTGCGTGGCAACTGGGCTGACGAGGTGGCTGCGCTCCAGGCCCATGCGGGGCTGGCGATCGTCGCTCCTGCCTTCCCGGCTACAGGCCGTACGACGCTCGGCGGCCAGGTTCTGGTCAACGGTCAACCATTGGAAACCACCGAGACGTGGAGGCTTGAGCACGCTGATCGCTCTGCGGACATGACCACAATGCTGCAAGCGGCCGGGCTGCGGGTCGCCAGGCTGACGTTGCCGATGTTGCGCGGCGATGCGGCCGCGCTCTCCAGGCACATGGCCGAGGTCGCGCGCAGTGAGGCGCAGGCGCTGATCGTTGATGCGGTCACCACGGAAGACCTGAAAATCCTCTCGGTCGTAAGCACTCAGCTCAACGAAGCGACGTTCTGGGTAGGCTCGGGTGGACTGGCACGAGAGATCGCCTTATTGCCCGACTTCATCTCCGGGGCCAGTCAGCGGAGTTCCGACGAACACGAGAAATACGCGCCCACATTGGTGCTGGTCGGCAGCCTGTCCGCGGTTTCGGAGCGTCAGTGTGCGCTGCTTAAAGAGCGCACTGGCATCGAGGAGGTCGTGGTGCCGCCAGCGGTGCTGCGCCAAGGCAAGAAACATGGCGACTGGGAAAGCTGGGAAGCACGCATCGGCCAGTGCCTGAATCAGGGCGATGACCTGTTGCTGCGCATCGGTCGCGACGACGCCTTCGATCCGGCAGAAGGTGCCCATCTTTCGACCGAGCTTGCAGCGCTGGTTCGTTCAAATTTTGCGCAGGTGGGCGGCGTCATTGCCACCGGCGGCGAAACCGCCCGAGCCCTGCTTTGCGCGGTCGGGATTGGCAGCCTGCAGCTTCTGCGTGAGGTCGAGGCGGGCGTTGCCTTCGGGCGTCCCATCACTGCGCTGGCGGGGCGACGTCCCGGCGTGGTGACCAAGGCCGGCGCGTTCGGCACGGATCACGCCCTGTATGCGGCCTGGCTGCATCTGAATAACGCAATCGAGCCTGCGCAGTACGGCGCAGGCACTGTCACGAATCCTGCGCTACTAGGTAAATCATCATGAGCAACTATCTGCCAATCATCGGCATCACCATGGGCGACGCCAGCGGTGTCGGCCCGGAAGTCATCGTCAAAAGCCTGAACCACGACGTCGTCTACCAACAGTGCCGTCCCTTGGTCATCGGCGATGCCGGGCGTCTGGAGTTGGCCAACACCATCGTCAACGGCACGGCGAAGATTCGCCGCATCAAGGAAGCGTCAGAAGCTCAATACGAGCCGGGCACGATTGACTGCATCGATTTGAATCTGATCCCGGCCGATCTGCCGTTCGGGCAGCTGTCCGCGGTCGCTGGTGACGGCGCCTACCGGTTCATCGCCCGTGCTGTCGAGCTGGCCGAAGCCAGGCAAATCGACGCCATCTGCACGGCGCCGCTGAATAAAGAAGCGCTGCACGCTGGCGGCCATAAATACCCGGGTCACACCGAAATGCTGGCGCACCTTACCCATGTCGATGAAGTCTCGATGATGCTGGTGGCGCCGCAGCTGCGCGTTATTCATGTGACGACGCACATGGGCATCATTGATGCTATCCGCAAGATCGAACCGGGTCTGGTCCAGCGCACCATTGAGCGAGGCAACGCGACCCTGATCAAGGCGGGTATAGAGCGTCCTCGTATCGGGGTGTGCGGCATCAACCCCCATGCAGGCGAAAATGGCCTGTTCGGCTATGGCGAGGAGGAAGAGAAGATCATTCCTGCCGTCAAGGTGCTGCAGGACAAAGGCCTGGACGTCACCGGTCCTTTGCCTGCGGACACGCTGTTCTTCCGGGCAGGGCGTGGCGATTTCGATCTGGTGGTGGCGATGTATCACGATCAGGGCCATGGCCCGGTCAAGGTTCTCGGCCTTGAAGCGGGGGTCAACGTCACCGTTGGCCTGGAAGTCATCCGCACTTCGGTGGATCACGGCACTGCGTTCGACATTGCCGGCAAGGGCATCGCGGACGAGCGCAGCATGCTTGAAGCATTGCGCCAGGGCGCCGAGCTGGCCACCCGGCGAGGGTGAGGTGAGCGGGCCGGGTCGTGTAAGATCAGCGGCCTTTCTGCAACGAGGCCGCCCATGAAAGCCAACGACCGTCACCGCGCCATTCTGGAACTGGTGCGCGCCCGTGACACCAACGTCGAGCAACTGAGCGCTGCCCTCGGTGTGTCGGAAGCGACAGTTCGTCGCGATCTGACCATGTTGGCCAAGCAGCGGCATCTGGTGCGTACGCACGGCGGCGCTACGGCGTTGATCGGCGTACACGAGCCCGAGGCCTCGCTTGAGGAGCGCAAATCGACTCAGCGCGACCAGAAAAACGCGATTGCACAGGCGGCAGCGTTGCACATCGAGGACGGCGACACGGTACTTCTTGATGGCGGAACGACGTGTGCTGCGCTGGCACTGCATCTTTCGTCACGGCAGAACGTCCACGTGGTCACCAACAATCTCATGGCCGTTATGACGCTGGCGAATGCGCCGGGCATTCGACTGACTCTGATCGGTGGCGATCTCAGAGGTTCGAGCATGAGCACACTGGGCCCGCTTGCGGAATTGACGCTCAGCCGGCTGAGCGTCGATAAGGCATTTTTGGGCGCTGATGGTGTGGTCGCCGAGTTCGGTTTGTGCGAAGCCAGCGACCAGCAGGCTTATCTGAAGGAATGCATCATCAAGCGCGCGGCTCAGGTGTTCGTCCTGGCTGACGCCGACAAGCTTGGTCGTGCGCGACAGCAGCACTGGACGCCGATTGAGCGCGAGTGGACGTTGATCACTGCCGCCCAAGCCGATGAAAGCCTTGTGGCACCCTTTGAGGCCCACCCGCAAATCACCGTAGAAACGGTCAGCGTTTAATCTCGTCCCTGAGATCACTGCGGCTGACCCTTCCAGGCCGCGTATTGCCCTGGCTGTCATTAAGATCCCGCGAAAAGAGTGGTCTCGTCGTAGGACATTTCTGTGCTGTCACCGCTTTGTCATTCAGCTGTCACCTCTGGCGTGCCTAAATTCTCCCCCCACCCTTTTGAACGCACTCGGGAGACTCGTCATGACTCTGGATTTCTCCGAAACCGCCCGTTACATCCAGGCCGATATCCTCGACAGCTTCGACGAGGAACTGGAAATGGAATACGACGACGCGCGCCTGGATGGCTTGCTGGCCGATCTGGGAGAGGAGGTGCCCAAAGGGATTGATCGCCGCCTGTACTTCCGTGAACTGCTGCGGCTGCAGGGTGAACTGGTCAAGCTGCAAGACTGGGTTGTCAGCCAGAAGCTCAAAGTGGTCGTGCTGTTTGAAGGTCGTGATGCGGCAGGCAAGGGTGGTGCAATCAAGCGCATCACTCAACGGCTCAACCCGCGGGTTTGCCGGGTCGCCGCACTGACCGCGCCGAGTGAGCGAGAGCGCACGCAGTGGTACTTCCAGCGCTACGTCGGACACCTGCCTGCCGCGGGCGAAAT is from Pseudomonas lutea and encodes:
- a CDS encoding 2-keto-3-deoxygluconate permease, which translates into the protein MAQFPIKRTIERVPGGMMIVPLLIGSLVATFLPDMPKFFGSFTNALFTGSLPILAVFYVCMGASIDIKATPYLLKKGGVLFATKVGTAIVIGVIMGHFLGEQPITSGVFAGLSTLAVVAAMNDTNGGLYIALMGQYGRSEDVGAYSVMSLESGPFLTMVTLGVAGLAAFPWPTLVGAILPLLLGMLLGNLDREMRDFLAKAVPVMIPFFALALGASLDLHKVWQAGLLGIGLGLAVVVLTGIPLYFADRVSGGTGVAGVAAANTAGNAAAVPALVAAANPIYTEAANSATLLVAACVVVTAVLSPILTAAIAKRYNTRHPKPHSEATAQREVIR
- a CDS encoding flavin monoamine oxidase family protein, whose product is MKNNRHPADGKKPITIFGPDFPFAFDDWIEHPAGLGSIPTENLGKEVAIVGAGIAGLVAAYELMKLGLKPVVYEASKMGGRLRSQQFEGAEGIIAELGGMRFPVSSTAFYHYVDKLGLESRPFPNPLTAASGSTVIDLEGSTHYAQKLSDLPALFQEVADAWADALEEGSQFADIQQAIRDRDVPRLKALWNTLVPLWDDRTFYDFVATSKAFAKLSFYHREVFGQVGFGTGGWDSDFPNSMLEIFRVVMTNCDDHQHLIVGGVGQVPMGIWRHAPERCTHWPEGTSLSTLHRGAPRTGVKGISRAANGQFAVTDNLGDVRHYDAVLATCQSWLLTTQIECEESLFSQKMWMALDRTRYMQSSKTFVMVDRPFWKDKDPETGRDLMSMTLTDRLTRGTYLFDNGTYSNGVEKPGVICLSYSWMSDALKMLPHPVEKRVSLALGALKKIYPKVDIAARIIGDPITVSWESDPHFLGAFKGALPGHYRYNQRMYAHFMQKDMPDEQRGIFIAGDDVSWTPAWVEGAVQTSLNAVWGIMTHFGGKTHAENPGPGDVFHEIGPIVLPE
- a CDS encoding DeoR/GlpR family DNA-binding transcription regulator; translated protein: MKANDRHRAILELVRARDTNVEQLSAALGVSEATVRRDLTMLAKQRHLVRTHGGATALIGVHEPEASLEERKSTQRDQKNAIAQAAALHIEDGDTVLLDGGTTCAALALHLSSRQNVHVVTNNLMAVMTLANAPGIRLTLIGGDLRGSSMSTLGPLAELTLSRLSVDKAFLGADGVVAEFGLCEASDQQAYLKECIIKRAAQVFVLADADKLGRARQQHWTPIEREWTLITAAQADESLVAPFEAHPQITVETVSV
- a CDS encoding four-carbon acid sugar kinase family protein yields the protein MTLLIIADDLSGAADCAIAFASAGHNTVVTLDATHDTGAAPVVAIDTDTRRLTGAQAGERTLAAYQALIAPGQKLYKKIDSTLRGNWADEVAALQAHAGLAIVAPAFPATGRTTLGGQVLVNGQPLETTETWRLEHADRSADMTTMLQAAGLRVARLTLPMLRGDAAALSRHMAEVARSEAQALIVDAVTTEDLKILSVVSTQLNEATFWVGSGGLAREIALLPDFISGASQRSSDEHEKYAPTLVLVGSLSAVSERQCALLKERTGIEEVVVPPAVLRQGKKHGDWESWEARIGQCLNQGDDLLLRIGRDDAFDPAEGAHLSTELAALVRSNFAQVGGVIATGGETARALLCAVGIGSLQLLREVEAGVAFGRPITALAGRRPGVVTKAGAFGTDHALYAAWLHLNNAIEPAQYGAGTVTNPALLGKSS
- the pdxA gene encoding 4-hydroxythreonine-4-phosphate dehydrogenase PdxA — protein: MSNYLPIIGITMGDASGVGPEVIVKSLNHDVVYQQCRPLVIGDAGRLELANTIVNGTAKIRRIKEASEAQYEPGTIDCIDLNLIPADLPFGQLSAVAGDGAYRFIARAVELAEARQIDAICTAPLNKEALHAGGHKYPGHTEMLAHLTHVDEVSMMLVAPQLRVIHVTTHMGIIDAIRKIEPGLVQRTIERGNATLIKAGIERPRIGVCGINPHAGENGLFGYGEEEEKIIPAVKVLQDKGLDVTGPLPADTLFFRAGRGDFDLVVAMYHDQGHGPVKVLGLEAGVNVTVGLEVIRTSVDHGTAFDIAGKGIADERSMLEALRQGAELATRRG
- a CDS encoding Lrp/AsnC family transcriptional regulator is translated as MPDTRPPALDDIDRKLIAALQINAREPVANLARQLGIARTTVTSRLARLEKTRVITGYGVRLGQRLADGGLQAYVGITVQPRSGKEVLRRLSALAQVQQLCAVSGEFDYVAWLRTESPEQLDQMLDLIGSVDGVEKTTTSIILSSKIDRGQPS